The DNA window GGTCGTCCACGTTGGCCAGGGCAGCGGCCACGCCGCCTTCGGCCATGACCGTATGGGCCTTGCCCAGCAGGGACTTGCACACTAATCCCACCGATACTCCGGCGGCCGAGGCCTCGATGGCCGCCCGGAGGCCGGCGCCGCCGGCGCCGATCACGAGCACGTCATGTTCGTGGCGCTGGTATTCCGCCATTAAAGGATTCTCCAATCCGTCCACACGCCCATGGCCACCAGGCGTACGTACACATCCGCGAAAGCGACCCAGACCAGACTGAGCCAGGCCCAGTTCATGTGACCTCTGTTCAGGCAAGAAACGCACTGGTAACCCGCATGCCGCACGGGCGCTTTCGAAAGCAGGTCCAGGTTGCCGCCGATCAGGTGCCGCAGGGAGTGGCAGCCGAACTGGTAGCCGCCCAGGAGGATAACGTTCAGGGTCAACACCAGGGTGCCGATCCCGATGCCGAAGGAAGTCTCGCCGGTCGCCGCGTCCGTGAACCACAGGGCCTTCCAGGCGTCGTGAGCCAGGAAGATCCAGATGATGAACACCGCGTAGAGAAAGTACCGGTGAATGTTCTGGAGTATGAGCGGAAAGGACTGTTCGCCCCGGTATTTCTTTCTCGGTTCGGAAACACTGCAGGAAGGCGGGTCGGCCCAGAAGGCCTTGTAGTACGCTCCCCGGTAGTAGTAGCAGGTGATGCGGAATCCGGCCGGCGCCCAGAGGATCAGGAAGGCCGGTGAGAACGGGAGCATGGCTGGCCACCAATCGGGCCTGGGACCGAAGAGG is part of the Gemmatimonadota bacterium genome and encodes:
- a CDS encoding succinate dehydrogenase, which translates into the protein MSTTGVTLKTSGFGQTRRRDAWWAQQLVTLGVFSAFVVYSTWAAFQGEFYAWGPYLSPFYSPEIFGSSSHALFGPRPDWWPAMLPFSPAFLILWAPAGFRITCYYYRGAYYKAFWADPPSCSVSEPRKKYRGEQSFPLILQNIHRYFLYAVFIIWIFLAHDAWKALWFTDAATGETSFGIGIGTLVLTLNVILLGGYQFGCHSLRHLIGGNLDLLSKAPVRHAGYQCVSCLNRGHMNWAWLSLVWVAFADVYVRLVAMGVWTDWRIL